The Cynocephalus volans isolate mCynVol1 chromosome 2, mCynVol1.pri, whole genome shotgun sequence genome window below encodes:
- the LOC134368073 gene encoding protocadherin alpha-5: MVYSRRESPGSRRLLLSLLLLAAWEAGSGQLHYSVPEEAKHGTFVGRIAQDLGLELAELVPRLFRVASKGREDLLEVNLQNGVLFVNSRIDREELCGRSAECGIHLEVIVDRPLQVFHVEVEVKDVNDNPPSFSRQEQRLFILESRMPNSRFPVEGAADLDIGANAELRYKLNPNEYFDLEVKTNEEETNFLELVLKKTLDREETQEHRLLLIAVDGGKPELTGTVQLLINVLDANDNAPEFDKSVYNVRLLENTPSGTLVIKLNASDADEGINKEIAYFFSNLVPDDVKSKFILNSNSGEIKIKEELDYEDCNLYEINIDAVDRSTFPLTGHCKVVVRVLDVNDNPPEMAITSLFLPVKEDAPLSTVIALISVSDRDSGANGQVTCSLTPKVPFKLVSTFKNYYSLVLDSALDRESLSVYNVVVTARDRGSPSLWATASVSVEVADVNDNAPAFAQPEYTVFVKENNPPGCHIFTVSARDADAQENALVSYSLVERRVGERALSSYVSVHAESGKVYALQPLDHEELELLQFQVSARDAGVPPLGSNVTLQVFVLDENDNVPALLASRAGGSGGAVSELVPRSVGAGHVVTKVRAVDADSGYNAWLSYELQPAAGGARSPFRVGLYTGEISTTRALDEADAPLQRLLVLVKDHGEPALTATATVLVSLVESGQAPKSSSRASAGAADPKAALVDVNVYLIVAICAVSSLLVLTLLLYTALRCSAPPTEVACGPGKATLVCSSAVGSWSYSQQRRQRVCSGEGPPKTDLMAFSPSLPHGPSSADNVSLKNLSLTNFFLIL, from the coding sequence ATGGTATATTCCCGGAGAGAAAGTCCGGGATCCCGGCGCCTGCTGCTCTCGCTTCTGCTCCTCGCAGCCTGGGAGGCAGGGAGCGGCCAGCTCCACTACTCGGTCCCCGAGGAGGCCAAACACGGCACCTTCGTGGGCCGCATCGCGCAGGACCTGGGGCTGGAGCTGGCGGAGCTGGTGCCGCGCCTGTTCCGGGTGGCGTCCAAAGGCAGAGAGGACCTTCTGGAGGTAAATCTGCAGAATGGCGTTTTGTTTGTGAATTCTCGGATCGACCGGGAGGAGCTGTGCGGGCGGAGCGCGGAGTGCGGCATCCACCTGGAGGTGATCGTGGACAGGCCGCTGCAGGTTTTCCatgtggaggtggaggtgaaggACGTTAACGACAACCCACCTAGTTTCTCCCGGCAAGAACAAAGATTGTTTATTTTAGAGTCAAGAATGCCAAATTCTAGGTTTCCGGTAGAGGGCGCAGCTGATTTGGATATCGGAGCAAACGCAGAATTGAGATACAAGCTAAATCCTAACGAATATTTTGACTTGGAAGTTAAAACGAATGAAGAAGAAACGAACTTTTTAGAGCTAGTTTTGAAGAAAACCTTAGATAGAGAAGAAACCCAAGAACATCGTTTATTACTGATTGCAGTTGATGGAGGAAAACCTGAACTAACAGGTACAGTACAGTTATTGATCAATGTATTGGATGCGAATGACAACGCCCCGGAATTTGATAAATCCGTTTATAATGTCAGATTGCTGGAAAATACACCGAGTGGGACATTAGTTATTAAACTGAACGCCTCCGATGCAGATGAGGGCATTAATAAGGAAATAGCTTATTTCTTTAGTAATCTTGTTCCTGACGATGTAAAATCTAAATTTATACTCAATTCTAACAGtggtgaaataaaaattaaggaagaacTGGATTACGAAGACTGTAACTTATATGAAATTAATATTGATGCTGTAGATAGAAGTACATTCCCATTAACAGGACACTGCAAAGTAGTAGTGAGAGTGTTGGATGTGAATGATAATCCTCCAGAGATGGCCATAACCTCCCTTTTTCTGCCTGTTAAAGAGGACGCTCCACTCAGCACCGTCATCGCGCTGATTAGCGTGTCTGACCGAGACTCTGGTGCCAATGGGCAGGTGACATGCTCTCTGACGCCCAAGGTTCCCTTCAAGCTGGTGTCCACCTTCAAGAATTACTATTCTTTGGTGCTGGACAGCGCCCTGGACCGCGAGAGCTTGTCGGTCTATAACGTGGTGGTGACAGCGCGGGACAGGGGCTCGCCTTCGCTGTGGGCCACCGCCAGCGTGTCCGTGGAGGTGGCCGACGTGAATGACAACGCGCCGGCGTTCGCACAGCCCGAGTACACGGTGTTCGTGAAGGAGAACAACCCTCCCGGCTGCCACATCTTCACGGTGTCGGCGCGGGACGCGGACGCGCAGGAGAACGCGCTGGTGTCCTACTCGCTGGTGGAGCGGCGGGTGGGCGAGCGTGCGCTGTCGAGCTACGTGTCGGTGCACGCGGAGAGCGGCAAGGTGTACGCGCTGCAGCCGCTGGACCACGAGGAGCTGGAGCTGCTGCAGTTCCAGGTGAGCGCGCGCGACGCTGGCGTGCCGCCTCTGGGCAGCAACGTGACGCTGCAGGTGTTCGTGCTGGACGAGAACGACAATGTGCCCGCGCTGCTGGCGTCTCGGGCTGGAGGCTCTGGCGGTGCAGTGAGCGAGCTGGTGCCGCGGTCGGTGGGCGCGGGCCACGTGGTGACGAAGGTGCGCGCGGTGGACGCCGACTCGGGCTACAACGCGTGGCTGTCGTACGAGCTGCAGCCGGCGGCGGGCGGTGCGCGCAGCCCGTTCCGCGTGGGGCTGTACACTGGCGAGATCAGCACGACGCGCGCCCTGGACGAGGCGGACGCTCCGCTTCAGCGCCTGCTGGTGCTGGTGAAGGACCATGGCGAGCCGGCGCTGACGGCCACGGCCACCGTGCTGGTGTCGCTGGTGGAGAGCGGCCAGGCGCCGAAGTCCTCGTCGCGGGCTTCGGCGGGAGCCGCGGATCCGAAGGCAGCGCTGGTAGATGTCAACGTGTACCTGATCGTCGCCATCTGCGCGGTGTCCAGCCTGTTGGTGCTGACGCTGCTGCTGTACACGGCGCTGAGGTGCTCTGCGCCGCCCACCGAGGTCGCGTGCGGACCTGGGAAGGCCACGCTGGTGTGTTCCAGCGCGGTGGGGAGCTGGTCGTACTCGCAGCAGAGGCGGCAGAGGGTGTGCTCTGGGGAGGGGCCGCCCAAGACCGACCTCATGGCCTTCAGCCCTAGCCTACCTCATGGTCCCAGCTCTGCAGACAATGTGAGTCTCAAAAATCTTAGTCTCACTaattttttcctaattctttaa
- the LOC134370595 gene encoding protocadherin alpha-6-like, producing the protein MPRQNLLMKMKQEISDMVFTLEGRMGMRCLLLSFLLLAAWEAGSGQLHYSVPEEAKHGTFVGRIAQDLGLELAELVPRLFRVASKSRADLLEVNLQNGVLFVNSRIDREELCGRSAECSIHLEVIVDRPLQVFHVEVEVKDINDNPPVFPVTEQRLLIYESRLPDSLFPLEGASDADVGSNSILTYKLSSSEHFALDVKTNSDDNKQIGLLLRKSLDREEVSEHNLFLTATDGGKPELTGAVQLLVTVLDVNDNAPSFEQSEYEVRIFENADNGTTLIRLNASDRDEGANGAISYSFNSLVSPTVIDRFIIDPSTGEVAIQGNLDFEQVNLYKIRIDATDKGHPPMVGHCTVLVKVLDNNDNVPQIALTSLSLPVREDAQFGTVIALISVSDLDAGVNGHVTCSLTPHVPFKLVSTFKNYYSLVLDSALDRESVSAYELVVTARDGGSPSLWATASVSVEVADVNDNAPAFAQPEYTVFVKENNPPGCHIFTVSARDADAQENALVSYSLVERRVGERALSSYVSVHAESGKVYALQPLDHEELELLQFQVSARDAGVPPLGSNVTLQVFVLDENDNVPALLASRAGGSGGAVSELVPRSVGAGHVVTKVRAVDADSGYNAWLSYELQPAAGGARSPFRVGLYTGEISTTRALDEADAPLQRLLVLVKDHGEPALSATATVLVSLVESGQAPKASSRALAGAADPKAALVDVNVYLIVAICAVSSLLVLTLLLYTALRCSAPPTEVACGPGKATLVCSSAVGSWSYSQQRRQRVCSGEGPPKTDLMAFSPSLQPNPVVAGLSEQQDSNEDHCDREILDDLKLEWCIVLHLKVAQGPLED; encoded by the exons ATGCCGAGACAAAATCTtctaatgaaaatgaaacaagaaatttCGGACATGGTGTTTACCCTGGAAGGCAGAATGGGAATGCGGTGTCTGCTGCTCTCGTTTCTGCTCCTCGCAGCCTGGGAGGCAGGGAGCGGCCAGCTCCACTACTCGGTCCCCGAGGAGGCCAAACACGGCACCTTCGTGGGCCGCATCGCACAGGACCTGGGGCTGGAGCTGGCGGAGCTGGTGCCGCGCCTGTTCCGGGTGGCGTCCAAAAGCCGCGCGGACCTTCTGGAGGTAAATCTGCAGAATGGCGTTTTGTTTGTGAATTCTCGGATCGACCGGGAGGAGCTGTGCGGGCGGAGCGCGGAGTGCAGCATCCACCTGGAGGTGATCGTGGACAGGCCGCTGCAGGTTTTCCatgtggaggtggaggtgaaggACATTAACGACAATCCGCCGGTGTTCCCTGTAACAGAACAAAGGCTGCTGATTTATGAATCTAGGCTGCCGGATTCTCTGTTTCCACTGGAGGGCGCATCGGATGCAGATGTTGGCTCAAATTCCATCTTAACCTATAAACTGAGTTCCAGCGAACACTTTGCGCTAGATGTGAAAACAAACAGTGATGACAATAAACAAATTGGGCTTCTGTTAAGAAAATCATTGGACAGAGAGGAAGTTTCTGAACATAACTTATTCCTGACGGCCACCGACGGAGGCAAACCTGAGCTCACTGGCGCTGTTCAGCTGCTGGTCACTGTGCTGGACGTGAACGACAATGCTCCCAGTTTCGAACAGTCTGAATATGAAGTAAGAATATTCGAAAATGCAGACAACGGAACAACACTTATCAGACTGAATGCTTCTGATCGGGATGAAGGTGCGAATGGGGCAATTTCATACTCTTTTAATAGCCTTGTTTCACCCACGGTCATTGACCGGTTTATTATAGATCCGAGCACTGGAGAAGTAGCCATTCAAGGGAATTTGGATTTTGAACAAGTGAATTTATATAAAATCCGCATTGATGCGACGGACAAAGGTCACCCTCCAATGGTGGGTCATTGCACAGTTTTAGTGAAAGTTTTGGATAACAATGATAACGTCCCTCAGATTGCATTGACTTCCTTATCGCTGCCCGTCCGAGAGGACGCTCAGTTCGGTACTGTCATTGCCCTAATCAGCGTGTCCGACCTCGACGCAGGCGTCAACGGACACGTCACCTGCTCCCTAACACCTCACGTCCCGTTCAAGCTGGTGTCCACCTTCAAGAATTACTATTCGCTGGTGTTGGACAGCGCCTTGGACCGTGAGAGTGTGTCTGCCTATGAGTTGGTGGTGACAGCGCGGGACGGGGGCTCGCCTTCGCTGTGGGCCACGGCCAGCGTGTCCGTGGAGGTGGCCGACGTGAACGACAATGCGCCGGCATTCGCGCAGCCCGAGTACACGGTGTTCGTGAAGGAGAACAACCCTCCCGGCTGCCACATCTTCACGGTGTCGGCGCGGGACGCGGACGCGCAGGAGAACGCGCTGGTGTCCTACTCGCTGGTGGAGCGGCGGGTGGGCGAGCGTGCGCTGTCGAGCTACGTGTCGGTGCACGCGGAGAGCGGCAAGGTGTACGCGCTGCAGCCGCTGGACCACGAGGAGCTGGAGCTGCTGCAGTTCCAGGTGAGCGCGCGCGACGCTGGCGTGCCGCCTCTGGGCAGCAACGTGACGCTGCAGGTGTTCGTGCTGGACGAGAACGACAATGTGCCCGCGCTGCTGGCGTCTCGGGCTGGAGGCTCTGGCGGTGCAGTGAGCGAGCTGGTGCCGCGGTCGGTGGGCGCGGGCCACGTGGTGACGAAGGTGCGCGCGGTGGACGCCGACTCGGGCTACAACGCGTGGCTGTCGTACGAGCTGCAGCCGGCGGCGGGCGGTGCGCGCAGCCCGTTCCGCGTGGGGCTGTACACGGGCGAGATCAGCACGACGCGCGCCCTGGACGAGGCGGACGCTCCGCTTCAGCGCCTGCTGGTGCTGGTGAAGGACCACGGCGAGCCGGCGCTGTCGGCCACGGCCACCGTGCTGGTGTCGCTGGTGGAGAGCGGCCAGGCGCCGAAAGCCTCGTCGCGGGCGTTGGCGGGAGCCGCGGATCCGAAGGCAGCGCTGGTAGATGTCAACGTGTACCTGATCGTCGCCATCTGTGCCGTGTCTAGCCTGTTGGTGCTGACGCTGCTGCTGTACACGGCGCTGCGGTGCTCGGCGCCGCCCACCGAGGTCGCGTGCGGACCTGGGAAGGCCACGCTGGTGTGCTCCAGCGCGGTGGGGAGCTGGTCGTACTCGCAGCAGAGGCGGCAGAGGGTGTGCTCTGGGGAGGGGCCGCCCAAGACCGACCTCATGGCCTTCAGCCCTAGTCTTCAGCCTAATCCTGTTGTGGCGGGTTTGAGCGAGCAACAGGATTCAAATGAAGATCACTGTGACAGA GAAATTTTAGACGACCTTAAACTTGAATGGTGTATTGTCCTACATTTAAAAGTTGCTCAAGGTCCATTAGAAGATTGA
- the LOC134370596 gene encoding protocadherin alpha-7-like: MVYSSGCDQRARNLPLIIIILAAWEAGSGQLHYSVPEEAKHGTFVGRIAQDLGLELEELVPRLFRVASKSRADLLEVNLQNGVLFVNSRIDREELCGRSAECGIHLEVIVDRPLQVFHVEVEVKDVNDNPPAFPATQKSLFIAESRPLHSRFPLEGASDADSGENALLTYRLSPNEYFTLDVPTNHEQVKPLGLVLGKPLDREEAPELHLLLTATDGGKPELTGTVEVLVTVLDANDNAPVFDRTLYTVKLPENVSIGTQVINPNASDLDEGLNGDIIYSFSSDVSPEIKSKFHIDALSGEITVIGLIDFEERKAHKILVEAIDKGFPPLAGHCTVLVEVVDANDNAPQLIITSLSLPISEDAQPGRVITLLSVSDLDSDANGLVTCSLTPHVPFKLVSTFKNYYSLVLDSALDRESVSLYNVVVTARDGGSPSLWATASVSVEVADVNDNAPAFAQPEYTVFVKENNPPGCHIFTVSARDADAQENALVSYSLVERRVGERALSSYVSVHAESGKVYALQPLDHEELELLQFQVSARDAGVPPLGSNVTLQVFVLDENDNVPELLASRAGGSGGAVSELVPRSVGAGHVVTKVRAVDADSGYNAWLSYELQPAAGGARSPFRVGLYTGEISTTRALDEADAPLQRLLVLVKDHGEPALTATATVLVSLVESGQAPKASRALAGARGPEAALVDVNVYLIVAICAVSSLLVLTLLLYTRLRCSAPLTESASGQAKATLVCSSAVGSWSYSQQRRQRVCSGEEPPRRDLMAFSPSLPQGPSSTENVSLKIILFPTSLKINI; this comes from the coding sequence ATGGTATACTCCAGCGGATGCGACCAACGGGCCCGAAATCTACCGCTGATTATTATAATTCTAGCAGCCTGGGAGGCAGGGAGCGGCCAGCTCCACTACTCCGTCCCCGAGGAGGCCAAACACGGCACCTTCGTGGGCCGCATCGCGCAGGACCTGGGGCTGGAGCTGGAGGAGCTGGTGCCGCGCCTGTTCCGGGTGGCGTCCAAAAGCCGCGCGGACCTCCTGGAGGTAAATCTGCAGAATGGCGTTTTGTTTGTGAATTCTCGGATCGACCGGGAGGAGCTGTGCGGGCGGAGCGCGGAGTGCGGCATCCACCTGGAGGTGATCGTGGACAGGCCGCTGCAGGTTTTCCatgtggaggtggaggtgaaggACGTTAACGACAACCCGCCTGCGTTCCCCGCGACACAAAAGAGTCTGTTTATCGCGGAATCCAGGCCGCTTCACTCTCGGTTTCCACTAGAGGGCGCCTCCGATGCAGATAGCGGCGAGAACGCTCTGCTGACTTACAGACTGAGCCCCAATGAGTACTTCACTCTGGACGTGCCAACCAACCACGAGCAGGTAAAACCTCTTGGACTTGTGTTAGGGAAACCTTTGGACAGGGAAGAAGCTCCGGAGCTGCATTTATTGCTCACGGCCACCGATGGAGGCAAGCCCGAGCTGACTGGCACTGTTGAGGTACTCGTCACAGTGCTGGACGCCAATGACAATGCCCCAGTTTTTGACAGAACGCTCTATACGGTGAAGTTACCAGAAAATGTCTCTATTGGAACGCAGGTGATTAACCCCAATGCCTCCGATTTAGACGAAGGCTTGAATGGGGATATTATTTACTCATTCTCTAGTGATGTTTCTCCAGAAATAAAATCCAAGTTCCACATTGACGCCCTAAGCGGGGAAATTACAGTGATAGGACTTATTGATTTTGAAGAAAGGAAAGCTCACAAAATTCTAGTAGAGGCTATCGACAAAGGCTTTCCACCACTGGCTGGTCATTGTACAGTTCTTGTGGAAGTTGTGGACGCTAATGACAATGCTCCACAACTGATTATCACTTCCCTGTCTCTCCCTATCTCAGAGGATGCTCAGCCAGGCAGAGTAATCACCTTGCTTAGTGTGTCCGACCTCGACTCAGATGCTAATGGGTTGGTGACCTGCTCCCTGACGCCCCACGTCCCTTTCAAACTGGTGTCCACCTTCAAGAATTACTATTCGTTGGTTTTAGATAGTGCTCTGGACCGCGAGAGCGTGTCGCTCTATAACGTGGTGGTGACAGCGCGGGACGGGGGCTCGCCTTCGCTGTGGGCCACCGCCAGCGTGTCCGTGGAGGTGGCCGACGTGAACGACAACGCGCCGGCGTTCGCGCAGCCCGAGTACACGGTGTTCGTGAAGGAGAACAACCCTCCCGGCTGCCACATCTTCACGGTGTCGGCGCGGGACGCGGACGCGCAGGAGAACGCGCTGGTGTCCTACTCGCTGGTGGAGCGGCGGGTGGGCGAGCGTGCGCTGTCGAGCTACGTGTCGGTGCACGCGGAGAGCGGCAAGGTGTACGCGCTGCAGCCGCTGGACCACGAGGAGCTGGAGCTGCTGCAGTTCCAGGTGAGCGCGCGCGACGCTGGCGTGCCGCCGCTGGGCAGCAACGTGACGCTGCAGGTGTTCGTGCTGGACGAGAACGACAACGTGCCCGAGCTGCTGGCCTCTCGGGCTGGAGGCTCTGGCGGTGCTGTGAGCGAGCTGGTGCCGCGGTCGGTGGGCGCGGGCCACGTGGTGACGAAGGTGCGCGCGGTGGACGCCGACTCAGGCTACAACGCGTGGCTGTCGTACGAGCTGCAGCCGGCGGCAGGCGGTGCGCGCAGCCCGTTCCGCGTGGGGCTGTACACGGGCGAGATCAGCACGACGCGCGCCCTGGACGAGGCGGACGCTCCGCTTCAGCGCCTGCTGGTGCTGGTGAAGGACCACGGCGAGCCGGCGCTGACGGCCACGGCCACCGTGCTGGTGTCGCTGGTGGAGAGCGGCCAGGCGCCGAAAGCCTCTCGGGCGTTGGCGGGCGCCCGGGGTCCAGAGGCGGCGCTGGTGGATGTCAACGTGTATCTGATCGTCGCCATCTGCGCCGTGTCCAGCCTGTTGGTGCTGACGTTGCTGCTGTACACGAGGCTGCGGTGCTCGGCACCGCTCACAGAGAGCGCGAGTGGACAGGCGAAGGCCACGCTGGTGTGCTCCAGCGCGGTGGGGAGCTGGTCGTACTCGCAGCAGAGGCGGCAGAGGGTCTGCTCTGGGGAGGAGCCACCTAGGAGGGACCTCATGGCCTTCAGCCCCAGTCTCCCTCAGGGTCCTAGCTCTACAGAAAACGTGAGTCTTAAAATAATCTTGTTTCCAACaagtctaaaaataaatatttaa
- the LOC134368084 gene encoding protocadherin alpha-8-like, whose translation MVFFWRGNPRSRCLLLTLLLLAAWEAGSGQLHYSILEEAKHGTFVGRIAQDLGLELEELVPRLFRVASKDREDLLEVNLQNGVLFVNSRIDREELCGRSAECGIHLEVIVDRPLQVFHVEVEVKDINDNPPVFPVKEQKLFVSESRMPDSRFPLEGASDADIGANSVLTYRLGSNDYFMLNVKSKNDENKLVELVLKKSLDREEVSEHNLFLTATDGGKPELTGSVQLLVTVLDVNDNAPSFEQSEYEVRIFENADNGTTLIRLNASDRDEGANGAISYSFNSLVSPTVIDRFIIDPSTGEVAIQGNLDFEQVNLYKIRIDATDKGHPPMVGHCTVLVKVLDNNDNVPQIALTSLSLPVREDAQFGTVIALISVSDLDSGINGHVTCSLTPHVPFKLVSTFKNYYSLVLDSTLDRESVSAYELVVTARDGGSPSLWATASVSVEVADVNDNAPAFAQPEYTVFVKENNPPGCHIFTVSARDADAQENALVSYSLVERRVGERALSSYVSVHAESGKVYALQPLDHEELELLQFQVSARDAGVPPLGSNVTLQVFVLDENDNVPALLASRAGGSGGAVSELVPRSVGAGHVVTKVRAVDADSGYNAWLSYELQPAVGGARSPFRVGLYTGEISTTRALDEADAPLQRLLVLVKDHGEPALTATATVLVSLVESGQAPKASSRASAVSAGPDAALVDVNVYLIVAICAVSSLLVLTLLLYTAPRCSAPPTDVACGPGKATLVCSSAVGSWSYSRQRRQRVCSGEGPPKTDLMAFSPSLPPCPGPGDAVEEQDLNVEHGVKVSPFI comes from the coding sequence ATGGTGTTTTTCTGGCGAGGAAACCCGAGATCCCGGTGCCTGCTGCTCACGCTTCTGCTCCTCGCAGCCTGGGAGGCAGGGAGCGGCCAGCTCCACTACTCCATCCTCGAGGAGGCCAAACACGGCACCTTCGTGGGCCGCATCGCGCAGGACCTGGGGCTGGAGCTGGAGGAGCTGGTGCCGCGCCTGTTCCGGGTGGCGTCCAAAGACCGAGAGGACCTGCTGGAGGTAAATCTGCAGAATGGCGTTTTGTTTGTGAATTCTCGGATCGACCGGGAGGAGCTGTGCGGGCGGAGCGCGGAGTGCGGCATCCACCTGGAGGTGATCGTGGACAGGCCGCTGCAGGTTTTCCatgtggaggtggaggtgaaggACATTAACGACAACCCGCCGGTGTTCCCAGTAAAGGAACAAAAGCTGTTTGTTTCAGAATCCAGAATGCCAGATTCGCGGTTTCCGCTAGAGGGCGCGTCGGATGCGGATATTGGAGCTAACTCCGTTTTAACCTATAGGCTTGGCTCTAATGATTACTTCATGCTGAATGTGAAATCAAAGAACGATGAGAATAAACTGGTTGAGCTcgtattaaaaaaatctttggacAGAGAGGAAGTTTCTGAACATAACTTATTCCTGACGGCCACCGACGGAGGCAAACCTGAGCTCACTGGCTCTGTTCAGCTGCTGGTCACTGTGCTGGACGTGAACGACAATGCTCCCAGTTTCGAACAGTCTGAATATGAAGTAAGAATATTCGAAAATGCAGACAACGGAACAACACTTATCAGACTGAATGCTTCTGATCGGGATGAAGGTGCGAATGGGGCAATTTCATACTCTTTTAATAGCCTTGTTTCACCCACGGTCATTGACCGGTTTATTATAGATCCGAGCACTGGAGAAGTAGCCATTCAAGGGAATTTGGATTTTGAACAAGTGAATTTATATAAAATCCGCATTGATGCGACGGACAAAGGCCACCCTCCAATGGTGGGTCATTGCACGGTTTTAGTGAAAGTTTTGGATAACAATGATAACGTCCCTCAGATTGCATTGACTTCCTTATCGCTGCCCGTCCGAGAGGACGCTCAGTTCGGTACTGTCATTGCCCTAATCAGCGTGTCCGACCTCGACTCAGGCATCAACGGACACGTCACCTGCTCCCTAACACCTCACGTCCCGTTCAAGCTGGTGTCCACCTTCAAGAATTACTATTCGCTGGTGTTGGACAGCACCCTGGACCGTGAGAGTGTGTCTGCCTATGAGTTGGTGGTGACAGCGCGGGACGGGGGCTCGCCTTCGCTGTGGGCCACCGCCAGCGTGTCCGTGGAGGTGGCCGACGTGAACGACAACGCACCGGCGTTCGCGCAGCCCGAGTACACGGTGTTCGTGAAGGAGAACAACCCGCCCGGCTGCCACATCTTCACGGTGTCGGCGCGGGACGCAGACGCGCAGGAGAACGCGCTGGTGTCCTACTCGCTGGTGGAGCGGCGGGTGGGCGAGCGTGCGCTGTCGAGCTACGTGTCGGTGCACGCGGAGAGCGGCAAGGTGTACGCGCTGCAGCCGCTGGACCACGAGGAGCTGGAGCTGCTGCAGTTCCAGGTGAGCGCGCGCGACGCTGGCGTGCCGCCTCTGGGCAGCAACGTGACGCTGCAGGTGTTCGTGCTGGACGAGAACGACAACGTGCCCGCGCTGCTGGCGTCTCGGGCTGGAGGCTCTGGCGGTGCGGTGAGCGAGCTGGTGCCGCGGTCGGTGGGCGCGGGCCACGTGGTGACGAAGGTGCGCGCGGTGGACGCCGACTCGGGCTACAACGCGTGGCTGTCGTACGAGCTGCAGCCGGCGGTGGGCGGTGCGCGCAGCCCGTTCCGCGTGGGGCTGTACACGGGCGAGATCAGCACGACGCGCGCCCTGGACGAGGCGGACGCTCCGCTTCAGCGCCTGCTGGTGCTGGTGAAGGACCACGGCGAGCCGGCGCTGACGGCCACGGCCACCGTGCTGGTGTCGCTGGTGGAGAGCGGCCAGGCGCCGAAGGCCTCATCGCGGGCGTCAGCGGTCTCTGCGGGCCCTGATGCGGCCTTGGTGGATGTCAACGTGTACCTGATCGTCGCCATCTGCGCCGTGTCCAGCCTGTTGGTGTTGACGCTGCTGCTGTACACGGCGCCGAGGTGCTCGGCGCCGCCCACCGATGTCGCCTGTGGGCCTGGGAAGGCCACGCTGGTGTGCTCCAGCGCGGTGGGGAGCTGGTCGTACTCGCGGCAGAGGCGGCAGAGGGTGTGCTCTGGGGAGGGGCCGCCCAAGACCGACCTCATGGCCTTCAGCCCCAGCCTTCCGCCCTGTCCAGGACCAGGGGATGCAGTTGAAGAGCAAGATTTAAATGTGGAACATGGTGTTAAAGtaagtccatttata